The Microcaecilia unicolor chromosome 13, aMicUni1.1, whole genome shotgun sequence genome has a window encoding:
- the UBXN10 gene encoding UBX domain-containing protein 10: MAAAPPDHITTSGSIESFAWQPDTVSMHVTRPKSAKGRTRSNLSYSHNVEAYSYQVPSPPQPAVSYDVASSLRTSASATRQPLTGVCKSQAEIPELLNQVPSRPSSSLNKYRVLPSIEKKGSRGSIGEKITEQFSTLKLTKKADDQHFKPVCKGNRPASAKSEGKGTKGAHSKSQGLISEKPLLTADGMHLNLEEPSEEPRLLLAVRSPSGERFEHYFRPRDSLQTVLMVAENKTTCQYKDCIIETVEVPRRSFFDLTMSLQECGISNKSVLCILQAERD; the protein is encoded by the coding sequence ATGGCAGCAGCACCTCCTGACCACATCACTACTTCAGGGAGCATAGAGTCCTTTGCTTGGCAGCCAGACACAGTCAGCATGCATGTCACAAGGCCGAAATCTGCGAAAGGACGCACCCGATCAAATCTGAGCTACTCCCACAACGTGGAGGCCTATTCATACCAAGTGCCATCCCCTCCTCAGCCAGCGGTTTCTTATGATGTGGCAAGCAGTCTACGAACCTCTGCTTCAGCCACAAGACAGCCACTTACGGGAGTCTGCAAGAGTCAGGCTGAAATTCCAGAGCTCCTAAATCAGGTGCCTTCTAGGCCCTCCTCATCCCTGAATAAATATAGGGTGTTGCCTTCCATAGAAAAAAAGGGTTCAAGAGGCAGTATTGGTGAGAAAATAACTGAGCAGTTCAGCACCTTGAAACTGACCAAGAAAGCAGATGACCAGCACTTCAAACCTGTGTGTAAAGGCAACAGACCAGCCAGTGCAAAGTCAGAAGGCAAAGGGACCAAGGGTGCTCATTCCAAAAGTCAGGGTCTGATTTCTGAGAAGCCACTTCTTACAGCAGATGGTATGCATTTAAATTTAGAGGAGCCATCAGAAGAACCGAGACTGCTGCTCGCTGTCAGGTCTCCCTCGGGTGAGAGATTTGAACACTACTTCAGGCCTAGAGACAGCCTTCAAACGGTCCTTATGGTTGCAGAGAACAAGACCACCTGCCAGTATAAGGACTGCATCATTGAAACCGTGGAGGTACCACGGAGGAGCTTCTTTGACCTGACTATGTCTCTGCAGGAGTGTGGGATTTCCAACAAGTCTGTGCTGTGTATCCTGCaagcagagagagactga